A single region of the Sphingobium sp. TKS genome encodes:
- a CDS encoding acyltransferase family protein, translated as MRISSLTGLRGVAAVSVLLYHIPHNPTFEAFRLPLFSRAYLAVDLFFILSGFVISFGYHDRVVNHLGRASYVDFLINRTARVWPLHLIVTLVFMARILLNISGNQAIDLNAANVISNIFMVQSWGWGTEPIAGNSWSVSTEVAAYLIYPLIAIIAFSRWSWVQGLLCVGLLALVAMSGRGSSGPLDVNDSDTVLTLLRCLAGFSLGVLSYRCAQKDWCRRLIDRTGGFAMICGLIALALLLPGKADVLVVCLMPPLVLSCYYNGAAARAIMANPVSFHLGLISYSIYLWHPLVRDVFARGMGVAHKHGITGFDGLILAVMLVATWLLCWASYALVEVRGHQLIKWFQRGGRTRKPAVEAAA; from the coding sequence ATGAGAATTTCCTCGCTGACCGGCCTGCGCGGCGTGGCGGCGGTATCGGTGCTGCTGTACCATATCCCGCATAATCCGACGTTCGAGGCCTTTCGCCTGCCCCTCTTCTCCCGCGCCTATCTGGCGGTCGACCTGTTCTTCATCCTGAGCGGCTTCGTGATTTCCTTCGGCTATCACGACCGGGTGGTGAACCATCTCGGCCGCGCCAGCTATGTCGATTTCCTGATCAACCGCACGGCGCGGGTGTGGCCGCTGCACCTGATCGTCACGCTGGTGTTCATGGCCCGCATCCTGCTCAATATATCGGGCAATCAGGCGATCGATCTCAACGCCGCCAATGTGATCAGCAATATCTTCATGGTCCAGAGCTGGGGCTGGGGCACGGAGCCGATCGCGGGCAATAGCTGGTCGGTCAGCACGGAAGTCGCCGCCTATCTCATCTATCCGCTGATCGCGATCATTGCCTTTTCGCGATGGTCGTGGGTGCAAGGGTTGCTGTGCGTCGGCTTATTGGCGCTGGTGGCGATGTCCGGCCGGGGATCGAGCGGCCCCTTGGACGTCAATGACAGCGATACGGTGCTGACTCTGCTACGCTGCCTTGCCGGTTTCTCGCTGGGCGTGCTCAGCTATCGCTGTGCGCAAAAGGACTGGTGCAGGCGGCTGATCGACCGGACGGGCGGCTTTGCGATGATCTGCGGGCTGATCGCGCTCGCGCTGCTGTTGCCCGGAAAGGCCGATGTACTGGTGGTCTGCCTGATGCCCCCGCTGGTGCTGAGCTGCTATTATAATGGCGCGGCAGCGCGGGCGATCATGGCCAATCCGGTCAGCTTCCATCTGGGCCTTATCAGCTATTCCATCTATCTCTGGCATCCGCTGGTGCGCGACGTGTTCGCGCGCGGCATGGGGGTCGCGCACAAGCATGGGATCACCGGCTTCGACGGGCTGATCCTCGCCGTCATGCTGGTCGCGACCTGGCTGCTCTGCTGGGCGAGCTATGCGCTGGTCGAGGTGCGCGGGCATCAGCTCATCAAATGGTTCCAGCGCGGCGGCCGCACCCGCAAGCCCGCCGTGGAGGCTGCCGCCTGA